One genomic window of Kosmotoga olearia TBF 19.5.1 includes the following:
- a CDS encoding ABC transporter ATP-binding protein, giving the protein MAEGTVKAVQDVSFDLYRNEVLGIVGETGSGKSVTVKSIAGLIDKPGYIAGGEILFYTDEFSKDGNPEYMDLAKLKKEDFSRIRGKHIGMIFQDPMTSLDPMYTIGDQMIETIVHHEGVSEEEARERAIRLLEQVGIPKPEERIDDYPFQLSGGQRQRVVIAIALSCNPEILIADEPTTALDVTVQTQILELMKNLQQQYKSGMIFITHDLAVIAEIATKVSVMYGSYQMEIAPSETIFEKPMSPYTHALLHCIPRLDIKQEELAPIPGQPPVMMNPPKLCPFLPRCERATEKCRKELPPLEEVESGHFVRCFNPVVNKVSVVKEEIK; this is encoded by the coding sequence ATGGCCGAAGGGACAGTTAAAGCTGTTCAAGATGTTTCTTTCGACCTGTACCGCAATGAAGTCCTTGGAATCGTCGGAGAAACCGGTTCCGGTAAGAGTGTTACTGTAAAGAGTATCGCTGGTCTTATCGATAAGCCGGGGTACATTGCCGGAGGCGAAATCTTATTCTACACTGATGAATTTTCAAAGGACGGGAATCCCGAATACATGGACTTAGCCAAACTAAAAAAAGAGGATTTTTCCAGGATTCGCGGAAAGCATATCGGTATGATCTTCCAGGACCCTATGACTTCACTGGATCCGATGTACACCATTGGTGACCAGATGATAGAAACCATCGTTCATCATGAAGGGGTTTCCGAAGAAGAAGCAAGGGAAAGAGCGATCCGTCTTTTGGAACAGGTGGGTATTCCTAAACCTGAAGAAAGGATCGATGATTATCCCTTCCAGCTTTCCGGCGGACAGAGGCAGAGAGTCGTCATCGCTATCGCGTTATCCTGTAATCCAGAAATACTTATTGCCGATGAGCCAACAACTGCTCTGGATGTTACCGTTCAGACACAGATACTCGAGTTGATGAAAAATCTTCAACAGCAATACAAAAGTGGTATGATATTTATTACCCACGACCTTGCGGTAATTGCGGAGATTGCCACAAAGGTTTCCGTCATGTACGGAAGTTACCAGATGGAAATTGCACCTTCAGAAACGATATTCGAAAAACCCATGAGCCCGTACACGCACGCTCTCTTGCATTGTATTCCCAGACTCGATATAAAACAGGAAGAATTGGCACCAATACCCGGCCAGCCACCTGTAATGATGAATCCTCCTAAACTTTGTCCATTCCTGCCGCGTTGTGAACGCGCTACAGAAAAATGCAGGAAAGAACTGCCACCTTTGGAGGAAGTGGAAAGCGGTCATTTTGTTAGATGTTTCAATCCTGTTGTTAATAAAGTATCTGTTGTCAAGGAGGAAATTAAATGA